In Ferviditalea candida, the genomic window TGGAAAGGGTCAGCTATGATGTGATGACGCCGTCTGCGGCACGCGGTATTCTCGAAGCCATTCATTGGAAACCGGCGATTCGCTGGGTGGTGGATCGCATTCACGTCGTCAATCCGATCCGTTTTGAGAATATTCGCAGGAACGAGGTAGAATCTAAAGCTTCAATGAAAAAAGTCATTTATGCGGCAGAGGATCGGCAACAACGCGCTGCTTTAGTGTTAAGAAATGTGGAATATGTAATCGAAGCACATTTTGAGATGATGGATCGGCGTGGAGATGAGGATACACCGGAGAAACATTACAATATCTTTTTGCGACGCGCCCGCCAGGGGCAATGCTTTCACCGTCCGTACTTCGGAACCAGGGAATTCCCCGTGCATTTTGAATTGCTTGAGGATCACTCGAATCAGAGCGACGAAGTAAAGACGGCCCATCGCGGGACTGTCGATCTCGGCTATATGCTGCTCGATCAAACGTATAGATTGAACGGGAAAGGTGAGTTGAAAGAGGCTATTCCGCATTTTTTCCGCGCTAAAATGGTAGACGGGGTCATTGATATCCCCGCTTTGAAGGAGGTGAAAGGATGATCTTGCAAGCGCTGAATGCGTATTATGATTTGTTGTTGGAGCGGGAAGGCGATCGACTTCCGAGGGAGGAGTATTCCTCTGCGGATGTATCGTTCGAGGTGCAACTGAGCGACAAGGGGACGGTTGCTTCCATCCTCCCATACGTTAATGACAAAGGGAAGAGCATAAAACGAACCTTTATTGTTCCCAAGCAGCCCAAACGTGCAGGTTCAGGAATTAATCCTTACTTTTTGTGCGATAAAGCTGAATATTTGTTCGGGTCGGCGTTGTCCATGCGGGAAGCTTGCAGAAAAGGGAGCATCGACTTGTGCAATGCGGTGTTGGAGTTTGCATCGGTTGAATCACCGGAGATTATTTCGTTTAAACGTTTTCTCGGATACAGCGATCAAGAACTTGCGGAACAATTAGGAAAATTCATGAGCCCGGATCTTCACAAGGCATTGTCCTCAGGAGGATTATGCGTTATCAAGTTTGCCCCGACCGGCAAGTTTTTTCACGATGATCGCAAAATCCAGCAAGCTTGGGAACGATATTATGGCAGTACAACGGACGAGGAATCGTCGGGACAGGAACAGACATGCCTGATTACAGGGGAAAATATGTCAGTAAATAAAATTGCCAGACTGCACCCGAATATAAAGAATCTGGTGGGTGCACAGACAGCAGGGGCGGCGATCGTATCTTTCAATATTCCTTCTTTTTGTTCATATGGCCGGGATCAATCCTACAACGCGCCCACTTCGCAAAAAGCGGCCGATGCATATGGATACGTGTTGAACAAATTTTTGGCCGATCCCGATCATTATGTCCGCATGAATGATACGACTGTTGTTTTTTGGGCCGAAACAACATCAGAAAAGGAACAGGAGCTCTTATCCAGCTTATTTCAAGACTTTTCCGATGAAGATGGCAGTAAAATCGCGGATGAGGAAAGTATTCGCATGCGGGTAAAAAGCGCTGTTATTCGCATCAGACAGGGACAAGCTTTCAAAGAAACTTTCCAGGATCTTGATGCGGACGTGAAATTTTATCTGCTTGGACTGTCTCCCAACGCGGCGCGAATAGCCGTTCGATTCTGGTATACCGGGACATTGGGGGAGATTGGAGAGCGCGTATGGAGGCATTATGAGGACTTATCGATTGCCGGATTGGAGCGGAGTCCCACAATTAAAGAGCTATTGCGGGAAATTGCGGTCGGCCATGAATGGAAGAACATTCCTCCGAATATGGAAGGTCAGATGCTCCGATCCATCTTATTAGGTTTGCCGTATTCTCGGGCGGTGTTCGCTCAGTTGATGAACCGGATACGCTCGGAATCCGACGATCCGCGGAAAGGATTGTACAAGATAGGCGCAGTCCGAGCAGCCATGATCAAAGCGTATTTGCTTCGTCAATACCGATCAAGAAATCATGCATTGGAAGGAGAAATCACAATGGGACTGAATGAACAGTCGACGAGTGTTCCTTACCACTTAGGGAGGTTGTTCGCTTGTTTGGAGAAAGCTCAAATCAGCGCATTAGGGCAAAACATTAACGCAACTATACGCGACCGATACTGGGGAGCGGCTTCGTCCACGCCGGCCAATGTATTTCCCCGCTTGCTGAGCTTATCCCAACATCATATCGCCAAGGATGAAAAGTGGGGGAGAAGCAATGATCATCGTATCCAGGAGGTAATGAATTCACTTCCGGGGCAATTCCCCAGGCGGTTGTCTCTGGAAGAGCAAGGCATGTTTGCATTGGGTTATTATCATCAAAGACAAGACTTCTATACAAGTAATAACAACAATTTAAATGAAAAGAGG contains:
- the cas5c gene encoding type I-C CRISPR-associated protein Cas5c; the protein is MGYGIRLRVWGEYACFTRPEMKVERVSYDVMTPSAARGILEAIHWKPAIRWVVDRIHVVNPIRFENIRRNEVESKASMKKVIYAAEDRQQRAALVLRNVEYVIEAHFEMMDRRGDEDTPEKHYNIFLRRARQGQCFHRPYFGTREFPVHFELLEDHSNQSDEVKTAHRGTVDLGYMLLDQTYRLNGKGELKEAIPHFFRAKMVDGVIDIPALKEVKG
- the cas8c gene encoding type I-C CRISPR-associated protein Cas8c/Csd1 encodes the protein MILQALNAYYDLLLEREGDRLPREEYSSADVSFEVQLSDKGTVASILPYVNDKGKSIKRTFIVPKQPKRAGSGINPYFLCDKAEYLFGSALSMREACRKGSIDLCNAVLEFASVESPEIISFKRFLGYSDQELAEQLGKFMSPDLHKALSSGGLCVIKFAPTGKFFHDDRKIQQAWERYYGSTTDEESSGQEQTCLITGENMSVNKIARLHPNIKNLVGAQTAGAAIVSFNIPSFCSYGRDQSYNAPTSQKAADAYGYVLNKFLADPDHYVRMNDTTVVFWAETTSEKEQELLSSLFQDFSDEDGSKIADEESIRMRVKSAVIRIRQGQAFKETFQDLDADVKFYLLGLSPNAARIAVRFWYTGTLGEIGERVWRHYEDLSIAGLERSPTIKELLREIAVGHEWKNIPPNMEGQMLRSILLGLPYSRAVFAQLMNRIRSESDDPRKGLYKIGAVRAAMIKAYLLRQYRSRNHALEGEITMGLNEQSTSVPYHLGRLFACLEKAQISALGQNINATIRDRYWGAASSTPANVFPRLLSLSQHHIAKDEKWGRSNDHRIQEVMNSLPGQFPRRLSLEEQGMFALGYYHQRQDFYTSNNNNLNEKREQE